The Capra hircus breed San Clemente chromosome 25, ASM170441v1, whole genome shotgun sequence genome has a window encoding:
- the LOC108633910 gene encoding ADP-ribosylation factor 4 yields the protein MGLTISSLFSRLFGKKQMRILMVGLDAAGKTTILYKLKLGEIVTTIPTIGFNVETVEYKNICFTVWDVGGQDKIRPLWRHYFQNTQGLIFVVDSNDRERIQEGAEELQKMLQEDELRDAVLLLFANKQDLPNAMAISEMTDKLGLQSLRNRTWYVQATCATQGTGLYEGLDWLSNELSKR from the coding sequence ATGGGCCTCAccatctcctccctcttctcccgcCTCTTCGGCAAGAAGCAGATGCGCATTTTGATGGTTGGATTGGATGCTGCTGGCAAGACGACCATTCTGTATAAACTGAAGTTAGGGGAGATAGTCACCACCATTCCTACCATTGGTTTTAATGTGGAAACAGTAGAATATAAGAACATTTGTTTCACAGTATGGGATGTTGGTGGTCAAGATAAAATTAGGCCTCTCTGGAGGCATTACTTTCAAAATACCCAGGGTCTTATTTTTGTGGTAGATAGCAATGATCGTGAAAGAATTCAGGAAGGAGCAGAAGAGCTGCAGAAAATGCTTCAGGAAGATGAGTTGCGAGATGCAGTGTTGCTGCTTTTTGCAAACAAACAGGACTTGCCGAATGCTATGGCCATTAGTGAAATGACAGATAAATTAGGTCTTCAGTCCCTTCGTAACAGAACATGGTATGTTCAAGCCACTTGTGCTACACAAGGAACCGGTCTGTATGAGGGACTTGACTGGCTGTCAAATGAGCTTTCAAAACGTTAA